A genomic window from Prochlorococcus sp. RS04 includes:
- a CDS encoding PAP/fibrillin family protein, whose protein sequence is MKEIGEIKSNIYKIAAVTDRGQRLNKLISPMYEEKANEMDKLIDALKDFSFEMSEELLSGEWELIFSNVELFRSSPFFLAIEKALNDEFKSNLFFKLHQLQVGSFGISTIGRIAQKIDFEKKEFISTFDTTIFGLTTIPILGWFKLLPTFGGRVITVASDLVLRNNLLDMNLQKTKVSKVDGLNKIPLFSELLMDRWYPVKEVWNKLPWNKESPNCQVSIVYLDDEMRIMQDMYGSIFIYIRPSISMLNSNTISNG, encoded by the coding sequence ATGAAAGAAATTGGAGAGATAAAGTCAAATATATATAAAATAGCTGCTGTTACAGATAGAGGGCAAAGATTAAATAAATTAATTTCTCCTATGTATGAGGAAAAAGCTAATGAAATGGATAAATTGATTGATGCTCTTAAGGATTTTAGTTTTGAAATGTCAGAAGAATTATTGTCTGGAGAGTGGGAATTGATTTTTTCTAATGTTGAATTATTTCGAAGTTCTCCTTTCTTCCTTGCTATTGAAAAGGCATTAAATGATGAATTTAAAAGTAATCTTTTTTTTAAATTACATCAATTGCAAGTAGGATCCTTTGGCATATCAACTATTGGGAGAATTGCTCAAAAGATTGATTTTGAAAAAAAAGAATTTATATCTACTTTTGACACTACAATATTTGGGCTCACAACAATTCCTATCTTGGGTTGGTTCAAACTATTGCCTACTTTTGGTGGAAGAGTAATAACCGTAGCAAGTGATTTAGTTTTAAGAAATAATTTACTTGATATGAACTTACAAAAGACAAAAGTTTCCAAAGTTGATGGACTTAATAAGATTCCATTATTTAGTGAATTACTTATGGATAGATGGTATCCAGTTAAAGAGGTATGGAATAAGTTACCTTGGAATAAAGAATCGCCAAATTGCCAGGTTTCAATTGTATATTTAGACGATGAAATGAGAATAATGCAGGATATGTATGGGTCTATTTTTATTTATATAAGGCCTTCAATTTCCATGTTGAATTCAAATACAATCTCTAATGGTTAA
- a CDS encoding Nif11 family protein produces the protein MSDKDLSNFLKKIEQLNQIAELIKNNPSKKLSLSKCKNHDEVIRLTTEWGFDIGKRWGEY, from the coding sequence ATGTCAGATAAAGATCTAAGTAATTTTCTAAAAAAAATAGAGCAACTTAATCAAATTGCTGAGCTAATAAAAAATAATCCTAGTAAAAAGTTATCCCTTTCAAAATGCAAGAATCATGATGAAGTAATTAGATTAACCACTGAATGGGGTTTTGATATTGGTAAAAGGTGGGGAGAATATTAA
- a CDS encoding DUF1330 domain-containing protein — MTKSYWLKKISIPNADLFLEYIRTVLPWIKSVGGVIVKRDLIQESTSNEWDGGQLGLVIEFESKFAAKKAFYSEVFQKYLQSRDLMELVTISTF; from the coding sequence ATGACAAAGAGCTATTGGCTTAAGAAAATTTCAATTCCAAATGCTGATTTATTTCTGGAATATATAAGGACAGTATTGCCTTGGATTAAATCTGTGGGAGGAGTAATAGTAAAAAGAGATTTAATACAAGAATCAACCTCAAATGAATGGGATGGAGGGCAGCTTGGATTAGTAATTGAATTCGAATCAAAATTTGCTGCTAAAAAAGCATTTTATTCTGAAGTATTTCAAAAATATCTGCAGTCTAGAGATTTAATGGAACTAGTTACTATAAGTACTTTTTAA
- a CDS encoding DUF1499 domain-containing protein: MKILFLAILICSSFLFPSSSFASHVELKPCVEIAHCVREEWEVNNIEKPFEEIKTFIENTPRTEIVEIDGDYLHAEATSKWMKYVDDLEVSFLPESNILSIRSESRVGESDLGVNQKRVDLLKSKMF, encoded by the coding sequence ATGAAAATACTTTTTTTAGCAATTTTAATTTGTTCAAGCTTTTTATTCCCTTCTTCATCATTTGCCTCACATGTAGAACTAAAACCTTGTGTAGAGATCGCTCATTGTGTACGCGAAGAATGGGAGGTTAACAATATTGAGAAACCTTTTGAAGAGATTAAAACATTTATCGAAAACACTCCAAGAACTGAGATTGTAGAAATAGATGGCGATTATCTTCATGCTGAGGCAACCAGTAAATGGATGAAGTATGTAGACGACTTAGAAGTATCCTTTCTACCTGAATCAAACATCTTATCAATAAGATCAGAATCAAGAGTTGGAGAAAGTGATTTGGGAGTGAATCAAAAAAGAGTTGATTTACTAAAATCAAAAATGTTTTAA
- a CDS encoding DUF2470 domain-containing protein: MKIISKETSKRVCDHMNNDHIDSVHKYLIHYGKISRFENAYMEEINNSYIKINYDGQSAIINFKNEISEEEIHSTLVSMIKDIKK, encoded by the coding sequence ATGAAAATTATTAGTAAAGAAACAAGTAAAAGAGTTTGTGATCACATGAACAATGATCACATAGATTCAGTGCACAAATATCTTATTCATTATGGAAAGATATCAAGATTTGAGAATGCTTATATGGAAGAAATTAATAATAGTTATATAAAAATCAATTACGATGGTCAATCAGCAATTATCAATTTTAAAAATGAAATATCTGAAGAAGAAATTCATTCAACTTTAGTATCAATGATTAAAGACATTAAAAAATAA
- the dusB gene encoding tRNA dihydrouridine synthase DusB, protein MSSNIRLKGRGINRIITSKVMLSPLAGVTDNIFRRLVRKWAPNSLLFTEMINATSLKKGYGTQKINQIDLEEGPIGVQIFDNRPYAVSEAAKQAEDSGAFLIDINMGCPVKKIAKKGGGSALIKDRKLAIELVKNVVKAVRVPVTVKTRLGWDSKEENIEDFLFKLQDAGATMITLHGRTRKQGFSGKSDWEMIGRLKKLLEIPVIANGDIKNPDDALNCLKKTNADGVMIGRGILGSPWKIGEIDYALRENKNFKEPNTEEKLYLIIEHLDELIKEKGDHGLLIARKHISWTCKDFKGASNLRNNLVRAVDKNEVKNLIIKMIKTLNNEKN, encoded by the coding sequence ATGTCTTCAAATATAAGACTAAAAGGAAGGGGAATTAACAGGATAATTACGAGTAAGGTAATGCTATCGCCATTAGCAGGAGTTACAGATAACATTTTTAGACGACTTGTACGTAAATGGGCTCCAAACTCTTTACTTTTTACAGAAATGATAAATGCCACAAGTCTTAAAAAAGGATATGGCACACAAAAAATCAATCAAATAGATTTAGAAGAAGGTCCAATTGGAGTACAAATATTTGATAATAGGCCATATGCAGTTTCTGAAGCTGCGAAACAAGCTGAGGACTCTGGAGCTTTCTTAATTGATATAAATATGGGATGTCCAGTAAAAAAAATTGCAAAAAAAGGTGGAGGCAGTGCTTTAATTAAAGATCGAAAACTTGCTATAGAGTTAGTCAAAAATGTTGTTAAAGCTGTTAGGGTTCCAGTAACAGTAAAAACACGACTCGGATGGGATAGCAAAGAAGAAAATATAGAGGATTTCTTATTTAAACTTCAAGATGCGGGAGCAACGATGATCACACTTCATGGAAGAACAAGAAAACAGGGTTTTTCAGGCAAGTCAGATTGGGAAATGATCGGGAGACTTAAAAAGTTGTTGGAAATTCCAGTAATTGCTAATGGAGATATCAAAAATCCAGATGACGCTCTTAATTGTTTAAAAAAAACAAATGCTGATGGTGTAATGATTGGACGAGGAATTTTAGGATCCCCTTGGAAAATAGGAGAAATAGATTATGCCCTTAGAGAAAATAAAAATTTTAAAGAACCAAACACAGAAGAAAAACTATATTTAATTATTGAGCATCTTGATGAATTAATCAAAGAAAAAGGAGATCACGGATTGCTAATTGCAAGGAAACATATCTCATGGACATGCAAAGACTTTAAAGGAGCATCAAATTTGAGAAATAACTTGGTTAGAGCTGTTGATAAAAATGAAGTTAAAAATTTAATAATTAAAATGATTAAAACTTTGAATAATGAAAAAAATTGA
- a CDS encoding lectin subunit alpha produces MDPLDPLTEIIYSGQGFSSAIALERIIWAMIGIFFLGSISRSITNSIRSQNWFGRNFLFSYSKDKKITDDKSSQPFGDEE; encoded by the coding sequence TTGGACCCTTTAGACCCACTTACTGAAATTATATATTCCGGTCAAGGATTTTCATCTGCAATTGCTTTAGAAAGAATTATTTGGGCAATGATTGGAATCTTTTTTTTGGGATCAATTTCAAGATCAATAACTAATAGTATTCGAAGTCAAAATTGGTTTGGTAGAAATTTTTTATTTAGTTATTCTAAAGATAAAAAAATTACAGATGATAAATCTTCACAACCTTTTGGTGATGAGGAATAA
- a CDS encoding cell surface protein, whose translation MKLLGLNSPEIFIILVILLSILGPKRVEKGFLLFKKLLKFLLSKDEDQSSANSQVKSEEPEESEVKEETIESEVKSEEPEEREVKEETIESEVKSEEPEESEVKEETIESEVKSEEPEEREVKEETIESEVKSEEPEEREVKDEIIEPEVKSEEPEEREVKDEIIEPEVKSEEPEEREVKDEIIEPEVKSIKPKKRTVKDEIIDVEVDSDNK comes from the coding sequence ATGAAACTATTAGGTTTAAATTCACCTGAAATATTCATAATATTAGTAATTTTGCTTTCAATTTTAGGTCCAAAAAGAGTTGAAAAAGGTTTCTTATTATTCAAAAAACTATTAAAGTTCCTCTTAAGTAAAGATGAAGATCAAAGCTCAGCAAATTCACAAGTAAAATCAGAGGAACCAGAAGAAAGTGAGGTTAAAGAAGAAACAATAGAGTCAGAGGTAAAATCAGAGGAACCAGAAGAAAGAGAAGTTAAAGAAGAAACAATAGAGTCAGAAGTAAAATCAGAGGAACCAGAAGAAAGTGAGGTTAAAGAAGAAACAATAGAGTCAGAGGTAAAATCAGAGGAACCAGAAGAAAGAGAAGTTAAAGAAGAAACAATAGAGTCAGAAGTAAAATCAGAGGAACCAGAAGAAAGAGAAGTTAAAGATGAAATAATAGAGCCAGAAGTAAAATCAGAGGAACCAGAAGAAAGAGAAGTTAAAGATGAAATAATAGAGCCAGAAGTAAAATCAGAGGAACCAGAAGAAAGAGAAGTTAAAGATGAAATAATAGAGCCAGAGGTAAAATCAATTAAACCTAAAAAAAGAACTGTTAAAGATGAAATAATAGACGTAGAAGTTGATTCTGATAATAAATAA
- a CDS encoding DUF2839 family protein, whose amino-acid sequence MGEAKRREELGLPPREKKKEKQISKNQLNKILNKYPYLPFILGFSLLAILIIDLVNYYK is encoded by the coding sequence ATGGGAGAAGCTAAGAGAAGGGAAGAGTTAGGCTTACCACCTAGAGAAAAGAAAAAGGAAAAACAAATATCGAAAAATCAACTAAACAAAATTTTAAATAAATATCCTTATTTACCTTTCATTTTAGGTTTTTCATTACTAGCAATATTAATTATCGATTTAGTTAATTACTACAAATAG
- a CDS encoding acyl-CoA thioesterase: MNSKPVWKIEKIVLPQDVDHAGVMWHGKYFNWLEESRINALSEVGISYFELTKNGFDLPLINTSIKYKSPLFLGEKIIIESEFNINKSPRINVISEFLNKKNEILTIAEVNLVLINKLNFSIIRKRPDFLSEAFSKLNG, from the coding sequence ATGAACTCGAAACCAGTTTGGAAAATAGAAAAAATTGTTTTACCTCAAGATGTAGATCATGCAGGCGTGATGTGGCACGGTAAATATTTTAATTGGCTTGAAGAAAGCCGAATAAATGCACTTTCGGAAGTAGGTATAAGCTATTTCGAACTAACTAAAAATGGCTTTGATTTACCTTTAATCAATACTTCAATAAAATATAAATCTCCTTTATTTCTTGGTGAAAAAATAATAATCGAGAGCGAATTCAATATTAATAAAAGTCCTAGGATTAATGTAATTTCAGAATTTCTTAACAAGAAAAATGAAATCTTAACGATTGCCGAAGTCAATTTAGTCTTAATAAATAAACTGAATTTTTCTATAATAAGAAAAAGGCCAGATTTCTTATCGGAAGCTTTTAGTAAATTAAACGGTTGA
- a CDS encoding translation initiation factor IF-2 N-terminal domain-containing protein, translating into MKGLRVLELSEALNVDSADLLAVCAILKIKATSRLSMLSFEECKKITDYYENKN; encoded by the coding sequence ATGAAAGGTCTTAGGGTTCTAGAGCTTTCTGAAGCACTTAATGTTGATAGCGCTGATTTATTGGCTGTTTGTGCAATTTTAAAAATAAAAGCCACATCTAGATTAAGCATGCTTTCATTTGAAGAATGTAAAAAGATAACTGATTACTATGAAAATAAAAATTAG
- a CDS encoding restriction endonuclease codes for MKFFFILIIFIIFLIFIIVRDYQIKKKKLKINNALNSNFFIQTINNLIDENKYNLLEERIRLREIDAYGNEDYKKWIGNPPLDEKAIEKNIFNGSKRFKEGIPYFWEKVILKKFGNVELFFKKWRSYCNENPTIDDEIVGSIRKLETEDWFVFIASQIEKSCLNLIEKNYSSKNKGNYKKGIRFENHCMEILKQNGWEVKETPNTGDQGVDLIASINDLRICIQCKDHEKAIGNKAVQEISAGKLFWKGTHAIIVSKSGFTKSAHQLAKSNKVELINEYQLKDLEKFIV; via the coding sequence ATGAAATTTTTTTTTATTTTAATTATTTTTATCATTTTTTTAATTTTTATAATTGTGAGAGATTATCAAATTAAAAAGAAAAAGTTAAAAATAAATAATGCCTTAAATTCCAATTTCTTTATTCAAACAATTAATAATTTAATAGACGAGAACAAATACAATTTGTTAGAGGAGAGGATCAGATTAAGGGAAATAGATGCTTACGGTAACGAGGATTATAAAAAATGGATTGGCAATCCACCTCTTGATGAAAAAGCCATTGAGAAAAATATATTTAATGGATCTAAACGATTTAAAGAGGGTATACCATACTTCTGGGAAAAAGTAATCTTAAAAAAATTTGGCAATGTGGAATTATTTTTCAAAAAGTGGAGATCATATTGTAATGAAAATCCCACTATTGATGATGAGATAGTTGGATCTATTAGAAAACTCGAGACTGAAGATTGGTTTGTCTTCATAGCAAGTCAAATAGAGAAATCATGCTTAAACCTAATAGAAAAAAACTACTCAAGTAAAAACAAGGGAAACTACAAAAAAGGTATTAGATTTGAAAATCATTGTATGGAAATTCTCAAACAAAATGGCTGGGAAGTAAAAGAAACCCCTAATACAGGAGATCAAGGGGTTGACTTAATTGCGTCAATAAATGATTTGAGAATATGTATACAATGCAAAGATCATGAAAAAGCCATTGGAAATAAAGCAGTTCAGGAAATTTCAGCTGGTAAATTATTTTGGAAAGGTACACATGCAATAATAGTCTCAAAATCTGGCTTTACAAAGTCTGCTCATCAACTAGCAAAATCAAATAAAGTAGAACTAATCAATGAATATCAATTAAAAGATTTAGAAAAATTTATTGTTTAA
- the purT gene encoding formate-dependent phosphoribosylglycinamide formyltransferase: MKESIFSKKRILLLGSGELGKELVIESKRLGLEVIAIDRYEKAPAMQVADYSRVIDMGDKNILKNVIKEFKPDYVVPEIEALSIEALKELEDEGFNIVPNARTVEITMNRDKIRDLASKDLKIKTAKFDYIFEFDDLEKKADEIGFPLLLKPLMSSSGKGQSLVETKNDLQNAWKQAQANSRGKVKGVIIEEFINFDFEFTLLSVRKENGENIFCLPIGHLQSNGDYQCSWQPLEIKKSLIIEAKRMTSRILNNLNGAGLYGVEFFIKGSEVIFSELSPRPHDTGMVTLVSQNINEFELHLRAFLNLPIPRIDLIEPSATRVILSNQEYPNPIYEGLNEALEFEKTKVLIFGKPVSRKGRRMGVVLSSNSDINLARKNADEAALKIKVSTT, translated from the coding sequence ATGAAAGAATCAATTTTTTCTAAAAAGAGAATTTTGTTACTTGGTAGTGGCGAGCTTGGAAAAGAATTAGTAATAGAATCCAAAAGATTAGGATTAGAAGTTATTGCAATTGATCGATATGAAAAAGCTCCGGCAATGCAAGTTGCTGATTATTCAAGAGTAATTGATATGGGAGATAAAAATATTTTAAAAAATGTCATAAAAGAATTTAAGCCTGATTATGTTGTTCCAGAAATAGAGGCACTTTCAATTGAAGCCCTAAAAGAACTCGAGGATGAAGGATTCAATATTGTTCCCAACGCTAGGACTGTAGAAATTACAATGAATAGAGATAAAATTAGAGACTTAGCTTCTAAAGATTTAAAAATTAAAACTGCAAAGTTTGATTATATTTTTGAATTTGATGATTTAGAAAAAAAAGCAGATGAAATTGGATTCCCACTTTTACTTAAGCCTTTAATGAGCTCTTCAGGAAAAGGGCAGAGTTTGGTTGAAACAAAAAATGATTTACAAAATGCTTGGAAACAGGCACAAGCAAATTCAAGAGGAAAGGTTAAGGGTGTAATTATTGAAGAATTTATTAATTTTGATTTTGAGTTTACTCTTTTATCTGTAAGAAAAGAAAATGGTGAAAATATTTTTTGTTTACCAATTGGACATCTTCAATCTAATGGAGACTATCAATGTAGTTGGCAACCCTTAGAGATCAAGAAGTCCTTAATTATTGAAGCTAAGAGAATGACAAGTAGAATATTAAATAATCTTAATGGAGCTGGATTATACGGAGTAGAATTTTTTATAAAAGGAAGTGAGGTTATATTTTCAGAATTATCTCCCAGACCACACGACACTGGTATGGTTACATTAGTTAGTCAAAATATTAATGAATTTGAATTACATTTAAGGGCTTTTTTAAATTTACCAATACCGCGTATAGATCTAATAGAGCCCTCTGCAACCAGAGTTATACTCTCAAACCAAGAGTATCCTAATCCTATTTATGAGGGTCTTAATGAAGCTTTAGAATTTGAAAAGACCAAAGTGCTGATATTTGGCAAACCAGTTTCCAGAAAAGGCAGAAGAATGGGTGTTGTTCTCTCATCAAATTCTGACATTAATTTGGCTAGAAAAAATGCAGATGAAGCTGCTCTTAAAATAAAAGTCAGTACTACATAA
- a CDS encoding OsmC family protein, with amino-acid sequence MTKVKCSYLGNLNCEAIHLQSGSLIRTDAPLDHCGKGESFSPTDLLATSLGTCLLTIMAIKAKLKGFDLKGIYLNIEKVMTQNSERKIKELIIDIFIPKNTSNETIDFLKKASKECPVTRNLSQEIDIKISWHNYKSQT; translated from the coding sequence ATGACTAAAGTTAAATGTTCTTATTTAGGAAATTTAAACTGTGAGGCTATTCATCTACAATCTGGAAGTCTTATTAGAACTGATGCACCTTTAGATCACTGCGGTAAAGGTGAAAGTTTTTCTCCAACTGATTTATTAGCAACATCTCTAGGTACTTGCCTGCTAACCATTATGGCCATCAAAGCTAAATTGAAAGGATTTGATTTGAAAGGTATATATTTAAATATTGAAAAAGTAATGACACAAAATAGCGAGAGGAAGATAAAAGAACTAATAATAGATATTTTTATACCAAAGAACACTTCTAATGAAACTATTGATTTTTTGAAAAAAGCTTCCAAAGAATGTCCAGTCACAAGAAATTTATCTCAAGAAATAGATATTAAAATTAGTTGGCATAATTATAAATCTCAAACATAG
- a CDS encoding glutathione peroxidase, which produces MQVDVQNTTVLSADGSSIKLGEYSGEVILVVNVASYCGNTAQYEDLQKLHDLYSSKGLRILAFPCNDFGKQEPDSLSEIQDFCTTKYGVKFEIYEKVHAKGSTTEPYTTLNKTEPVGDVEWNFEKFLIGKDSKVIARFKPGVKPFDENLIAAIEVALDS; this is translated from the coding sequence ATGCAAGTTGACGTACAAAATACTACTGTTCTTTCCGCAGACGGATCATCCATAAAACTAGGTGAATATTCAGGGGAAGTAATTTTAGTTGTTAATGTAGCTAGTTATTGCGGGAATACCGCTCAATATGAGGATCTTCAAAAGCTACATGATTTATATTCAAGCAAAGGCCTAAGAATACTTGCATTTCCTTGTAATGATTTTGGAAAACAAGAACCCGACTCTCTTTCAGAAATACAAGATTTTTGCACAACAAAATATGGAGTTAAGTTTGAAATCTATGAAAAAGTTCATGCCAAAGGCAGCACCACAGAACCATACACAACCCTTAACAAAACTGAACCTGTAGGAGATGTTGAATGGAACTTCGAGAAGTTTCTGATAGGGAAAGATAGTAAAGTAATTGCAAGATTCAAGCCAGGTGTTAAACCATTTGACGAAAACTTAATCGCAGCCATAGAAGTAGCTTTAGATTCATAA
- a CDS encoding MAPEG family protein, which produces MQVAFAWSLCLSVGVVLLSIIPLTIGRVKAGYSVENMSAPRALFDELPSFGKRAVWCHQNCWESISLHAPACLLCLMTLTDSNIAIIAALIHPIFRFLYIGAYVFNIPTARGLMWASGIFTTLLLYKEGLNQLI; this is translated from the coding sequence ATGCAAGTAGCTTTTGCCTGGAGCCTTTGTCTATCAGTTGGTGTTGTTTTATTATCAATTATTCCATTAACTATAGGGAGAGTTAAAGCGGGATATTCTGTTGAAAATATGTCTGCTCCAAGGGCTTTATTCGATGAATTACCTTCTTTTGGAAAAAGAGCAGTTTGGTGTCATCAGAATTGTTGGGAAAGTATTTCACTACATGCACCCGCATGTCTTCTTTGTTTGATGACTTTAACTGACTCTAATATTGCAATAATTGCAGCATTGATTCATCCTATTTTTCGTTTTTTATATATTGGTGCATATGTATTTAATATCCCCACAGCTAGAGGTTTAATGTGGGCCTCAGGTATTTTTACAACACTTTTGCTTTACAAAGAGGGCTTAAATCAATTGATATAA
- a CDS encoding PAP/fibrillin family protein has product METESDLLNLLLKSPNSEGIRNIAEQLEIDHNFSFSKDRNDLQGVWELRWSSSNSPFLKYSPLIDNLQILDPFNLNGLNLLKPRGIRSIIGTGILIRLNYINEKKIGVKFTHAGVIGPKFGRKNIKVMKEINNEQLGWLEITYLSNNLRICRGDKGTLFVLRKINSPTLFNNFKEFIKIY; this is encoded by the coding sequence ATGGAAACCGAAAGTGATTTATTAAATTTACTTCTTAAATCTCCAAATTCAGAGGGTATACGTAATATTGCCGAACAACTTGAAATTGATCATAATTTTTCCTTTAGCAAAGATAGAAATGATTTGCAGGGTGTTTGGGAGCTCAGGTGGAGTAGTTCTAATAGTCCTTTTTTAAAATATTCTCCTCTCATTGATAACCTTCAAATTCTTGATCCCTTTAATTTAAATGGTCTTAATTTACTTAAACCTAGAGGAATAAGATCAATTATTGGTACTGGTATTTTAATAAGACTTAATTACATTAATGAAAAAAAAATTGGGGTCAAATTTACACATGCTGGTGTTATAGGTCCTAAATTTGGAAGAAAAAATATAAAGGTTATGAAAGAAATTAATAATGAACAATTAGGGTGGTTAGAGATAACTTATTTAAGTAATAATCTTAGAATTTGCAGAGGTGATAAAGGAACTTTATTTGTTTTAAGAAAAATAAATTCTCCGACTTTATTCAATAATTTTAAAGAATTTATTAAAATCTATTAG